From one Candidatus Thioglobus sp. NP1 genomic stretch:
- the rpsO gene encoding 30S ribosomal protein S15: protein MSIDTQAIIKEYQKDASDTGSVDVQVALLTARIKHLTEHFQTHKKDHHSRRGLLRLVSQRKKLLTYIKNSDINSYANLISRLGLRK from the coding sequence ATGTCAATTGATACACAAGCGATTATTAAAGAATACCAAAAAGACGCCTCTGATACTGGCTCAGTTGATGTTCAGGTTGCCCTATTAACAGCTAGAATTAAACATTTAACAGAGCATTTTCAGACTCATAAAAAAGATCATCACTCTAGAAGAGGTCTGCTTCGTTTAGTATCTCAGCGTAAAAAATTACTTACTTATATTAAGAATAGTGATATCAATTCATATGCAAATTTAATTTCACGCTTAGGTTTAAGAAAATAA
- the mraZ gene encoding division/cell wall cluster transcriptional repressor MraZ, which produces MFRGIHLLSIDAKGRIKIPIRHQEQIHKYCSGQMILSIHPDDECLVLYQLPDWKMLERKIAKLPSLNVHSKKLSRKLIGHAHECDLDKIGRILIPNSHKNYANLKSKAILSGQGHSFEIWDEDQWKIQIEKLERLSNQIEIPQEILKISL; this is translated from the coding sequence ATGTTTCGTGGAATTCACCTCTTATCAATTGATGCAAAAGGAAGAATAAAGATTCCTATCCGACATCAAGAGCAAATTCATAAGTATTGCTCTGGACAAATGATTCTTAGCATTCATCCTGATGATGAGTGCTTAGTTCTATACCAACTTCCAGATTGGAAAATGCTTGAAAGAAAAATTGCTAAGCTACCCTCTTTAAATGTCCATTCTAAAAAACTCTCTAGAAAACTTATTGGGCATGCTCATGAATGCGATCTAGATAAGATTGGCAGAATCCTAATTCCTAATTCCCATAAAAATTATGCAAACTTAAAATCCAAAGCTATTTTAAGTGGTCAAGGCCATAGTTTTGAAATTTGGGATGAGGATCAATGGAAAATACAAATTGAAAAACTAGAAAGATTAAGTAATCAAATTGAGATACCTCAGGAAATTTTAAAGATTTCGTTGTAA
- a CDS encoding NAD(P)-binding domain-containing protein, with protein sequence MKKKVAIIGAGPSGLAQLRAFKSAEEKGAKVPEIVCFEKQENWGGLWNYSWRTGLDQHGEIAHGSMYRYLWSNGPKECLEFADYYFEEHFGHPIASFPPREVLFDYIQGRVKKANVRDKIRFNTAVKNVDYDEENGLFTVTASNLIDDKVYDEEFDYVIVASGHFSTPNVPNYEGFSHFNGRILHAHDFRDALEFKGQDILVIGSSYSAEDIGSQCYKYGVKSITSSYRSAPMGFGWPENWEEKPALTKVEGNTAHFADGSSKDVDSIILCTGYIHHFPFLPDSLRLKTNNILYPLDLYKGVIWEKNPKLMYLGMQDQWYTFNMFDAQAWYARDVILKKIVLPSFDEMQAHTKEWHERETAQDDVAYAIDFQGAYTQMLIDDTDYPNFDIKGVNETFMDWKHNKKDGIMTFRDKSHASLMTGTQSPPHHTPWLEALDDSLETYLDI encoded by the coding sequence ATGAAGAAGAAAGTAGCAATAATTGGGGCTGGTCCTAGTGGTTTAGCTCAGTTAAGAGCTTTTAAGTCGGCAGAAGAAAAAGGGGCTAAGGTTCCAGAAATTGTTTGCTTCGAAAAACAAGAGAATTGGGGCGGATTATGGAACTATAGCTGGCGAACTGGACTTGATCAGCATGGTGAAATTGCTCATGGGAGTATGTATCGCTATCTATGGTCTAATGGGCCAAAAGAGTGTTTAGAGTTTGCTGATTATTATTTTGAGGAGCATTTTGGTCATCCAATTGCTTCTTTCCCACCAAGAGAAGTCTTGTTTGACTATATTCAGGGAAGAGTAAAGAAGGCTAATGTTAGGGATAAAATTAGGTTCAACACTGCTGTAAAAAATGTTGATTATGATGAAGAAAATGGATTATTTACTGTTACGGCTAGCAACCTTATTGATGATAAAGTTTATGATGAAGAATTTGATTATGTAATTGTAGCCTCAGGACATTTTTCAACTCCAAATGTCCCTAATTACGAGGGATTTAGTCACTTTAATGGAAGGATATTGCATGCCCATGATTTTAGAGATGCGCTTGAGTTTAAAGGCCAAGATATTTTAGTTATTGGAAGTAGCTATTCTGCTGAGGATATTGGCTCTCAATGCTATAAATATGGTGTTAAGTCTATTACTAGTAGTTACCGCAGTGCTCCGATGGGATTTGGTTGGCCAGAAAATTGGGAGGAAAAGCCTGCATTAACTAAAGTTGAGGGAAATACAGCTCATTTTGCAGATGGAAGTTCAAAAGATGTAGACTCAATTATACTTTGTACTGGCTATATTCATCATTTCCCATTTTTACCCGATTCACTTCGACTCAAGACTAATAACATTCTATATCCGTTAGATTTATATAAAGGAGTTATCTGGGAGAAAAATCCAAAACTTATGTATCTAGGTATGCAGGATCAATGGTATACCTTCAATATGTTTGATGCTCAAGCTTGGTATGCTCGAGATGTTATTCTTAAAAAAATAGTCTTACCTTCTTTTGATGAAATGCAAGCTCACACAAAAGAATGGCATGAAAGAGAGACTGCGCAAGATGATGTAGCATATGCGATTGATTTCCAGGGTGCTTATACTCAAATGTTAATAGACGATACAGATTATCCCAACTTTGATATTAAGGGAGTTAATGAAACTTTTATGGATTGGAAGCATAATAAAAAAGATGGTATTATGACTTTTAGAGATAAGTCTCACGCTTCACTTATGACTGGAACTCAATCACCTCCGCACCATACTCCATGGCTAGAGGCGTTGGATGATTCCTTAGAAACCTATTTAGACATATAA
- a CDS encoding penicillin-binding protein 2 has product MKLKRVQNYSNRQALVKICFIAIVLLFIFRAFTISNIEANDSALKVMASNKSEKIFNEKAIRGNILDREGKILAINLIHKRINLDPMIIQDEYLEALAEALIVPVDELRKTIDSKRANNRKYFIVKKNLKVTDPILKNIARLKQKKQWLDVCEIKFVKPSNTLMDKAKLLINIKLPMKEKIEKKSCGKKIIAGVAVETNAFRYYPKKDTLAPLLGKTNTDNSGVFGIEAEYDQYLAGINGIKKITDSKSNSNIYYENEVIKKFKNGLDINLTIDSDIQFHVFNAIKEQAEFHEADAASAIVLSPNGEILALANYPSTNPNDQQKYSADDYRNRVFSDKTEPGSTMKPFTMLLALDKGVISASNDELIDVTERVGNIMPDDKYFEMTIKLILEKSHNLGTVKVAERLENEDFYNSWEKLGFGKSLGLMPSLENPGILRHHSKWGMKDKRSLSFGHGPMNTNLAQLARAYLVFANDGGLPSLKLIKDSKNEQIKQVFSPESTKKIAEILDSVASDNGSGYRAAIEGYDIAGKTGTAEMVIDGKYSKDGAKRTYFVGFSPVINPKYIMAVRLDYPKKCYVSWDPTLRNRCEGSNSAAMAFKRAMERILVNDPEIEPKLEG; this is encoded by the coding sequence ATGAAACTCAAGCGAGTTCAGAATTATAGTAATAGACAAGCACTAGTAAAAATTTGTTTTATTGCTATAGTTTTATTATTTATTTTCAGAGCTTTTACTATTTCTAATATTGAGGCAAATGACTCAGCCTTAAAGGTTATGGCGTCAAATAAATCAGAAAAAATATTCAATGAAAAAGCTATTAGAGGAAATATTCTTGATAGAGAAGGCAAAATTTTGGCAATAAATTTAATTCATAAAAGAATAAATCTTGACCCAATGATTATCCAAGATGAGTATTTAGAGGCATTAGCAGAAGCTTTGATAGTTCCTGTGGATGAATTAAGAAAAACTATTGATAGTAAGAGAGCTAATAACCGTAAATATTTTATTGTTAAGAAAAATTTAAAAGTTACCGATCCAATTCTTAAAAATATTGCAAGATTAAAACAAAAAAAACAATGGTTAGATGTGTGTGAAATTAAATTTGTAAAACCCTCTAACACCCTTATGGATAAAGCTAAGCTTTTAATTAATATTAAGTTGCCAATGAAAGAAAAAATTGAAAAGAAGTCTTGTGGCAAAAAGATAATTGCAGGAGTTGCAGTTGAAACAAATGCTTTCAGGTACTATCCCAAAAAAGATACTTTAGCACCATTGCTTGGCAAAACTAATACAGATAATTCTGGTGTATTTGGAATTGAGGCTGAATACGATCAATATTTAGCTGGAATAAATGGAATTAAAAAAATAACTGATAGTAAATCTAATTCTAATATCTATTATGAAAATGAAGTTATTAAGAAATTTAAAAATGGATTAGATATTAATTTAACTATTGATTCAGATATCCAATTCCATGTTTTTAATGCAATAAAAGAGCAAGCAGAGTTTCATGAGGCAGATGCAGCCTCGGCTATTGTACTCTCACCAAATGGTGAAATACTTGCCCTAGCTAATTACCCCTCAACAAATCCAAATGATCAGCAAAAATATAGTGCTGATGACTATAGAAATCGTGTCTTTTCTGACAAGACTGAGCCTGGCTCAACAATGAAGCCATTTACTATGCTACTTGCTCTCGATAAAGGAGTAATTTCTGCCTCAAATGATGAATTAATCGATGTAACTGAAAGGGTTGGCAATATAATGCCAGATGATAAATATTTTGAAATGACTATCAAATTAATTTTAGAGAAATCACATAATCTTGGAACTGTAAAGGTTGCTGAAAGACTTGAAAATGAGGATTTTTATAATTCTTGGGAAAAACTGGGATTTGGCAAATCATTAGGATTAATGCCAAGCTTAGAAAATCCAGGAATCCTAAGACATCATAGTAAATGGGGTATGAAGGATAAACGTTCATTGTCTTTTGGGCATGGACCTATGAATACTAATCTAGCACAGCTTGCAAGGGCATACCTTGTGTTTGCAAATGATGGGGGCTTACCATCACTCAAACTTATAAAAGACTCAAAGAATGAGCAAATTAAGCAGGTCTTTAGTCCTGAGTCTACAAAAAAAATTGCTGAAATACTTGATTCAGTAGCTTCTGATAATGGCTCTGGTTATCGAGCTGCAATAGAGGGTTATGATATAGCTGGAAAAACAGGTACTGCAGAAATGGTTATTGATGGAAAATATAGTAAAGATGGAGCTAAACGTACATACTTTGTAGGTTTTTCTCCTGTTATCAACCCTAAGTATATTATGGCTGTTAGACTCGACTACCCTAAAAAATGCTATGTTTCCTGGGATCCCACTCTAAGAAACCGATGTGAAGGGTCAAATTCTGCAGCTATGGCATTTAAAAGAGCAATGGAAAGAATACTTGTTAATGACCCAGAAATTGAGCCCAAGCTTGAGGGTTAA
- the hisI gene encoding phosphoribosyl-AMP cyclohydrolase — protein sequence MSALDKIQFNDKGLVPVVTQDFSSNEILMMAWMNKEALTLSVKTKKAVYFSRSREKLWFKGEESGNTQQIIEIFTDCDKDVILLKVNQKGGIACHTGRANCFFNKLENDKWISISEVIKDPKEIYG from the coding sequence ATGAGTGCTTTAGATAAAATCCAATTTAATGATAAGGGTCTCGTACCTGTTGTTACTCAAGATTTCTCATCTAATGAGATTCTAATGATGGCTTGGATGAATAAAGAAGCGCTAACACTCTCAGTAAAAACTAAAAAGGCGGTTTACTTCTCAAGATCTAGGGAAAAACTCTGGTTCAAAGGTGAAGAGTCTGGGAATACTCAGCAAATAATTGAAATTTTTACTGACTGTGATAAGGATGTAATTTTGCTAAAGGTCAATCAAAAAGGTGGCATTGCCTGTCACACTGGTCGTGCTAATTGTTTTTTTAATAAGCTAGAAAATGATAAATGGATAAGTATTTCAGAAGTCATAAAGGATCCTAAAGAAATATATGGATAA
- a CDS encoding ANTAR domain-containing response regulator: MKQTALKIILVDENMGRSAILRRALQDKGHEVISRLEGSSNLAVSNEITHADVVIVNADIPDEAVFANLRDVNKTKPKPIVMFTESSGEEMTGTAVKSGVNAYIVDGLEEKRVQPIIDVAIARFREFQALKDELDATRSQLAERKAVEKAKGLLMKHKKITEDEAYQMLRKMAMDKNKRIAEVSEGVISAVELLE; the protein is encoded by the coding sequence ATGAAACAAACTGCACTTAAAATTATATTAGTCGATGAAAATATGGGGCGATCAGCAATTCTGCGTCGTGCTCTTCAAGATAAGGGTCATGAGGTTATAAGTCGTTTAGAGGGTAGCTCTAATCTTGCTGTTAGTAATGAAATTACACATGCCGATGTTGTAATAGTCAACGCAGATATTCCAGATGAAGCAGTTTTTGCTAATCTCAGAGATGTTAATAAAACTAAACCAAAGCCTATTGTTATGTTTACTGAAAGCTCAGGAGAAGAAATGACAGGCACAGCTGTTAAATCTGGAGTTAATGCTTATATTGTTGATGGCTTGGAAGAGAAGAGAGTTCAGCCAATAATTGATGTAGCAATTGCCCGATTCAGGGAGTTCCAAGCACTTAAGGATGAACTGGATGCGACTCGAAGTCAGTTAGCTGAGAGAAAAGCAGTAGAAAAAGCCAAAGGCCTATTAATGAAGCATAAAAAAATCACTGAAGATGAAGCTTACCAAATGCTTAGAAAGATGGCAATGGATAAAAATAAAAGGATTGCTGAAGTTTCTGAAGGTGTTATAAGTGCTGTAGAGTTACTCGAGTAA
- the rsmH gene encoding 16S rRNA (cytosine(1402)-N(4))-methyltransferase RsmH translates to MKSNTKTEALKESNHHDSVLFRESIEGLNIKSDGIYIDATLGRGGHTKGILDNLGKSGKVIAFDQDIDAINYAKLNLTDSRLSLIHSNFSMLENEIIKLNLHGRIDGILMDLGISSPQIDNAERGFSFNKDGALDMRMDQTQKLTAAQWLKESSETEIANALYQYGEEKRSRIIASNIKKYQQNNDITTTLELANLIAKVVKPGKNKHPATRTFQAIRIVVNDELIKLSQVLEQTIGTLSGNGRLAVISFHSLEDRIVKQFIHKYSRHKAVPRGLPIPNNQQEKLILKDLSKIKPSSEELHTNRRSRSAILRLVEKC, encoded by the coding sequence ATGAAATCGAATACAAAGACTGAAGCATTAAAAGAATCAAATCATCATGATTCAGTTCTTTTTAGAGAATCAATAGAGGGTCTTAATATTAAATCTGATGGAATTTATATTGATGCCACTCTTGGAAGAGGAGGACATACCAAAGGAATTCTTGATAATCTTGGGAAATCTGGAAAAGTGATTGCGTTTGACCAGGATATTGATGCAATTAACTATGCAAAACTTAATCTTACTGATTCACGACTTTCACTCATTCATAGTAATTTTTCAATGCTAGAAAATGAAATAATTAAATTAAATTTACATGGAAGAATTGATGGAATCTTAATGGATTTAGGTATTTCATCTCCACAAATAGATAATGCTGAAAGAGGATTTAGCTTTAATAAAGATGGGGCTCTTGATATGAGAATGGATCAAACCCAAAAATTAACTGCAGCTCAATGGCTTAAAGAGAGCTCAGAGACTGAAATTGCAAATGCTCTTTATCAATACGGTGAAGAGAAAAGAAGTAGAATTATTGCTTCAAATATTAAAAAATATCAACAAAATAATGATATTACTACAACGCTTGAATTGGCAAATCTAATAGCAAAAGTTGTAAAACCAGGCAAAAATAAGCATCCTGCTACACGTACTTTTCAAGCAATTAGAATCGTAGTTAATGACGAACTCATAAAATTATCCCAAGTACTTGAGCAAACTATTGGCACCCTCTCAGGCAATGGTCGACTTGCAGTAATTAGCTTTCACTCGTTAGAAGATCGTATTGTAAAACAATTTATTCATAAATATTCACGCCATAAAGCAGTTCCTAGAGGACTTCCTATTCCTAATAATCAGCAAGAAAAACTTATTCTCAAAGATTTATCAAAGATTAAGCCTTCCAGTGAAGAATTGCATACAAATAGAAGATCTAGAAGTGCCATCCTTAGATTAGTTGAAAAATGCTAG
- a CDS encoding phosphoribosyl-ATP diphosphatase, whose amino-acid sequence MDKILQAIEKILEDRKSASKDNSYVASLYNQGTNKILEKISEESEEVIMAAKNEGKEEIIHEVADLWFHSLVLLRHKNISIEEIESELAKRFGISGLEEKASRS is encoded by the coding sequence ATGGATAAAATTCTACAAGCTATAGAGAAGATTCTTGAAGATAGAAAATCAGCTTCAAAAGATAATTCATATGTTGCCTCTTTATACAATCAAGGTACAAATAAAATTTTAGAAAAGATTAGTGAAGAATCAGAAGAAGTAATAATGGCTGCAAAAAATGAAGGTAAAGAAGAAATTATTCATGAGGTTGCTGACCTTTGGTTTCATAGTTTAGTTTTACTTCGACATAAAAATATTAGCATAGAGGAAATTGAGTCTGAGCTCGCAAAAAGATTTGGAATATCTGGTCTTGAAGAAAAGGCCTCCAGAAGTTGA
- the prfB gene encoding peptide chain release factor 2 — protein sequence MELSANYQKISELKERLSVLSMHLVVDEKRDRLDEVRLELENSEIWSDPDKAQSLGKEKVKLENLCKAFSQSSSILNDAKELLVLSESENDEDAVNGIIFDLNEIEKIISQYEFERMFSGEMDQNSAYLDIQSGSGGTEAQDWAEMILRMYLRWGEKHNFKVKLMEVSPGEVAGIKSATIHFDGSYAFGWLRSEIGIHRLVRKSPYNANGKRHTSFSSVFVSPEVDDEIDIDINPSELRIDTYRASGAGGQHVNKTESAVRITHLPTSTVVQCQDGRSQHANKDQAMKQLKSKLYELEMQKRNSEKQDLEDLKSDIGWGHQIRSYVLDQSRIKDLRTGIESSNTQDVLDGNLDQFIEASLKAGL from the coding sequence ATGGAACTATCAGCTAATTACCAAAAAATATCTGAACTCAAAGAACGTTTGAGTGTTTTATCAATGCATTTAGTTGTTGATGAGAAGAGAGATCGCTTAGATGAGGTAAGACTTGAGTTAGAAAATTCTGAAATTTGGTCTGATCCAGATAAAGCTCAATCTCTAGGGAAAGAAAAGGTTAAGTTAGAAAATCTTTGCAAAGCATTTTCCCAATCTTCAAGCATTCTAAATGATGCAAAAGAGTTACTTGTTTTGTCTGAAAGTGAAAATGATGAAGATGCTGTAAATGGAATAATTTTTGATTTAAATGAAATAGAAAAAATAATTTCTCAATATGAGTTTGAGAGAATGTTTAGTGGTGAAATGGATCAAAATTCTGCTTATCTTGATATCCAATCAGGTTCAGGTGGAACAGAAGCACAAGATTGGGCTGAAATGATATTAAGAATGTATTTACGGTGGGGCGAAAAACATAACTTCAAAGTCAAACTGATGGAGGTTTCTCCTGGAGAAGTTGCTGGAATAAAATCTGCGACAATACATTTTGATGGATCTTATGCATTTGGTTGGCTTCGAAGCGAAATAGGAATTCATCGCTTAGTTAGAAAGTCGCCTTATAATGCCAATGGGAAAAGGCATACCTCATTTTCATCAGTATTTGTTTCTCCAGAAGTTGATGATGAAATTGATATAGATATTAACCCCTCTGAACTTCGTATTGACACTTATCGAGCATCGGGTGCAGGTGGTCAGCATGTTAATAAAACTGAGTCTGCAGTTAGAATTACACATTTACCAACTTCCACTGTGGTTCAGTGTCAAGATGGAAGATCGCAACATGCTAACAAAGACCAAGCAATGAAGCAATTAAAATCAAAACTTTATGAACTTGAAATGCAGAAAAGAAATAGCGAAAAACAAGATCTTGAGGACTTAAAATCTGATATCGGATGGGGTCATCAGATTCGCTCATATGTCCTTGATCAATCTCGTATTAAAGATTTACGAACGGGCATCGAAAGTAGTAATACTCAAGACGTTCTTGATGGCAATTTAGATCAATTTATAGAGGCAAGTTTAAAAGCAGGACTATAA
- the dnaG gene encoding DNA primase, whose protein sequence is MPFIDRDFINDLPNRVDIVGLINKRVPLKKAGKDYKACCPFHEEKTPSFTVVPTKQIYHCFGCGESGGIIDFIMKFDHLAFVEAIETVAGESGVSVVYDQTAKPVDSRFKRFNKLMSEVSDFYQSQLKNSAAKKKVVDYAKKRGISGSIAKRFELGFAPPGWTNLYDDFKRSDENVHDLEVMGLLVAKKDKESDYYDRFRDRLMFPIHNTKGNVIGFGGRVLSDKDNPKYLNSPETPLFSKSKELYGLYHCRKYSRRIDYILVVEGYMDVIALHQQGITSVVATLGTATTPAHLQVLSRSAETIVFCFDGDKAGRDAAWKALKTSLPAITAGLLIKFLILPNGEDPDTLIKRESVKSFSKRINDAQTLSSFLFDHIKAKVPFNTIEGKTLFLEKTAELINLVTYPTYRQQLVEGVAQEVGQKIDQVEKALAQNPPNERQVSEENLSWSDQSFQKKIIPSSVSSMKSLMSRMISCVINYPSIVNETESSSVIEERARRLPNSDVLVELIRYSQVETDLSKDALLMPYKSKPRIFSRLEELSVLEPFLSEYEAKEEFSYTLTAAEKFHERKSTKASISEAKTYEEQKVVMENIMKGKSNSNSSKKT, encoded by the coding sequence ATGCCATTTATTGACAGAGATTTTATCAATGATTTGCCCAATAGAGTAGATATTGTTGGTCTAATTAATAAGCGTGTGCCTTTAAAGAAGGCAGGAAAGGACTATAAAGCCTGTTGCCCCTTCCATGAGGAGAAAACTCCATCTTTTACCGTTGTACCAACTAAACAAATATACCACTGTTTTGGCTGTGGTGAGAGTGGTGGAATAATAGATTTTATAATGAAGTTTGATCATCTTGCTTTTGTTGAGGCTATAGAAACGGTTGCTGGTGAATCTGGTGTTTCAGTTGTATATGATCAAACTGCTAAGCCAGTTGATTCTAGATTTAAGCGCTTCAATAAATTGATGTCTGAAGTAAGTGATTTTTATCAGAGCCAGTTAAAAAATTCTGCAGCAAAAAAGAAAGTTGTTGATTATGCTAAGAAGCGAGGAATAAGTGGAAGTATTGCTAAAAGATTTGAGCTTGGCTTCGCTCCCCCTGGATGGACGAATCTTTATGATGACTTTAAAAGAAGTGATGAGAATGTTCATGATCTTGAAGTTATGGGATTACTTGTAGCAAAAAAAGATAAAGAGAGTGATTACTATGATCGTTTTCGAGATCGCTTAATGTTCCCTATTCATAATACTAAGGGGAACGTTATTGGATTCGGAGGGAGGGTTCTTTCTGACAAGGATAATCCAAAATATCTCAATTCTCCTGAAACTCCACTTTTTTCTAAATCAAAAGAACTTTATGGTTTATATCATTGTCGCAAATATAGTAGAAGGATTGATTATATTTTAGTTGTTGAAGGTTACATGGACGTAATTGCTCTTCATCAACAAGGAATAACAAGTGTGGTGGCTACTCTTGGAACAGCTACTACTCCAGCCCACTTGCAAGTTTTATCCCGCTCTGCAGAAACAATTGTCTTTTGCTTTGATGGCGATAAAGCAGGAAGAGATGCAGCATGGAAGGCACTAAAGACATCATTACCAGCAATTACAGCAGGATTACTAATTAAGTTTTTGATTCTGCCAAATGGTGAAGATCCAGATACTTTAATTAAACGTGAGTCAGTAAAATCCTTTTCTAAGAGAATTAATGATGCTCAAACCTTATCAAGTTTTTTGTTTGATCATATTAAAGCTAAGGTACCTTTCAATACAATTGAAGGAAAAACTCTTTTTTTAGAAAAAACTGCTGAATTAATAAATTTAGTTACTTATCCTACTTATCGTCAACAATTAGTAGAGGGAGTGGCCCAAGAAGTAGGTCAAAAAATTGATCAAGTAGAAAAAGCATTAGCGCAAAATCCTCCGAATGAGCGTCAAGTTTCTGAGGAGAATCTGAGTTGGTCAGATCAATCATTTCAAAAAAAGATAATCCCTTCTTCTGTCTCAAGCATGAAGAGCTTGATGTCAAGAATGATTTCATGCGTTATAAATTACCCCTCAATAGTTAATGAAACTGAATCTTCTAGTGTAATTGAAGAGAGGGCAAGAAGACTTCCAAATTCAGATGTATTAGTTGAGTTAATTCGTTATTCCCAAGTTGAAACAGATTTGTCCAAGGACGCACTTCTTATGCCCTACAAATCCAAACCTCGAATCTTTTCAAGATTAGAAGAACTTAGTGTTTTGGAGCCATTTCTTAGTGAATATGAGGCGAAAGAAGAATTTAGCTATACTCTCACAGCTGCTGAGAAATTTCATGAAAGAAAATCAACAAAAGCATCTATTTCTGAAGCAAAAACCTATGAAGAACAAAAAGTAGTAATGGAAAATATTATGAAAGGAAAGAGTAATTCTAATTCAAGCAAAAAGACTTAA
- the lpxL gene encoding LpxL/LpxP family Kdo(2)-lipid IV(A) lauroyl/palmitoleoyl acyltransferase, giving the protein MLKIEFIHPKFYPTWILILLMRIGVFIPFQFQVILGKVIGKLIYPFMKKLRKTAYSNISNCFPEKKQPQVTLLVKQHFDAIGISLFETANAYYGSDRKIKKLLSISNKHFFSDALKDEGGIILLCSHFMPLMLGSRALLLENTIANVYRPQNNKLFDKVMVKGYTRNGAVMIKSKDTRSILKAIKNSLPIWYAPDQDLGINNSVFAPLFGIETATASATARLAKNNNTRVIPYSFIRTKHGYEMSFDKPIKNYPSNDPIKDATTTNKILENQIIKAPEQYLWIHRRFKTRPDGQENFYNDM; this is encoded by the coding sequence ATGTTAAAAATCGAATTTATTCACCCTAAATTTTATCCAACCTGGATATTAATTCTACTAATGCGAATTGGAGTTTTTATTCCTTTTCAATTTCAAGTCATTCTTGGTAAGGTAATCGGTAAGTTAATCTATCCTTTTATGAAAAAATTACGGAAAACTGCATACTCTAATATCTCCAATTGTTTTCCTGAGAAAAAACAGCCACAGGTTACTTTGCTTGTTAAACAACACTTTGATGCAATTGGGATTAGTCTTTTTGAGACTGCAAATGCCTATTATGGAAGCGATAGAAAAATTAAAAAATTATTATCTATTAGTAATAAACATTTCTTCTCTGATGCCCTTAAGGATGAAGGAGGAATAATCTTACTATGCTCACATTTTATGCCACTAATGCTAGGAAGCCGTGCTTTACTTCTTGAAAATACTATTGCTAATGTTTATCGACCTCAAAATAATAAATTATTTGACAAAGTTATGGTTAAAGGATATACAAGAAATGGTGCTGTAATGATTAAAAGTAAAGATACAAGGTCAATCTTAAAGGCAATTAAAAATAGTCTTCCAATCTGGTATGCTCCCGACCAAGATCTAGGAATCAATAATAGTGTTTTTGCACCTTTATTTGGAATAGAAACTGCGACAGCTTCTGCAACAGCAAGACTTGCAAAAAATAATAATACTAGAGTTATTCCATACAGTTTTATAAGAACTAAACATGGCTATGAAATGTCATTTGACAAACCAATTAAAAACTATCCCTCTAATGATCCTATTAAGGATGCAACAACAACCAATAAAATTCTAGAAAATCAAATAATTAAAGCTCCTGAGCAATATTTATGGATTCATCGTCGCTTTAAAACAAGGCCTGATGGTCAAGAAAATTTTTATAATGATATGTAA
- a CDS encoding cell division protein FtsL, protein MLAILKKTFIINSLLIFLVVLISILTIHWHHQMYELHNEEKLVSKEYEHLNAINRQLLMEYSELESGVLIYQKSKQDLKMFEPIKIDEVSI, encoded by the coding sequence ATGCTAGCAATTTTAAAAAAGACTTTCATTATTAATTCATTACTAATATTTTTAGTCGTTTTAATTTCAATTTTAACTATTCATTGGCATCATCAAATGTATGAATTACATAATGAAGAGAAACTTGTTAGTAAAGAATATGAACACTTGAATGCAATAAATAGACAATTATTGATGGAATACTCTGAACTTGAAAGTGGTGTCCTGATTTATCAAAAATCAAAGCAAGACTTAAAGATGTTTGAGCCAATTAAGATAGATGAGGTATCAATATGA